The Flammeovirgaceae bacterium genome contains a region encoding:
- the pdxA gene encoding 4-hydroxythreonine-4-phosphate dehydrogenase PdxA, whose translation MIPTAKSEKPRIGITLGDINGIGPEVVIKSLHDSRILALITPVVYGSTRVLSFYKKLVNLEDFAYSHVKSRGQFIPKVVNVVNCWDEVIEINPGNASRETGRAALLSLKQAAQDLKDGLLDALVTAPIDKSTIHSDEFPFKGHTEFLAEYFDTSDYLMLMVSEKLRVGLVTEHIPVKEIPLMITRDRINIKLMILEQTLQKDFGISKPKIAVLGLNPHAGDGGLLGQEEDSVIKPAINDLKNKNKLVYGPFAADGFFASGQYARYDGILAMYHDQGLIPFKTMAFESGVNFTAGLPVIRTSPDHGTGYSIAGKNQAMEGSMRQAIYTAMDIARIRKELSTEK comes from the coding sequence ATGATCCCAACGGCTAAATCTGAAAAACCACGCATTGGCATCACCCTGGGCGATATAAACGGCATCGGACCGGAGGTGGTCATTAAATCCCTGCACGACAGCCGCATACTCGCACTCATTACACCGGTGGTATATGGTTCCACACGCGTACTTTCATTCTATAAAAAACTGGTCAACCTGGAAGACTTTGCCTACAGCCATGTGAAAAGCAGGGGGCAGTTTATACCCAAGGTGGTTAACGTGGTTAACTGCTGGGACGAAGTAATTGAAATAAACCCGGGAAACGCTTCGCGCGAAACCGGCCGTGCGGCCTTGTTAAGCCTGAAGCAGGCCGCACAAGATTTGAAAGATGGATTGCTGGATGCCCTCGTTACTGCACCTATTGACAAGAGCACTATTCACAGTGATGAATTTCCCTTTAAAGGACATACCGAATTTCTGGCCGAGTATTTTGATACTTCCGACTACCTGATGCTGATGGTGAGCGAAAAGCTGCGGGTTGGCCTGGTTACCGAACACATACCCGTAAAAGAAATTCCGCTGATGATTACCCGCGATCGGATAAACATCAAACTGATGATTCTGGAACAAACCCTTCAAAAAGACTTTGGAATTAGCAAACCAAAAATTGCCGTGCTTGGCCTGAACCCGCATGCCGGTGATGGCGGACTGCTGGGACAGGAAGAAGACAGTGTAATCAAGCCGGCCATCAACGACCTGAAAAACAAAAACAAACTGGTATATGGCCCGTTTGCTGCAGACGGATTTTTTGCCTCCGGGCAATATGCCCGGTATGATGGCATCCTGGCCATGTACCACGACCAGGGCTTAATCCCTTTCAAAACCATGGCTTTTGAAAGCGGGGTAAATTTTACCGCGGGTTTACCTGTAATCCGCACCTCGCCCGACCACGGCACCGGGTATTCCATTGCCGGAAAAAATCAGGCTATGGAAGGATCCATGCGCCAGGCTATTTACACCGCCATGGACATCGCACGCATCCGCAAAGAACTATCCACAGAAAAATAA
- the rsmA gene encoding 16S rRNA (adenine(1518)-N(6)/adenine(1519)-N(6))-dimethyltransferase RsmA — MQQRVKPKKFLGQHFLHDQRTAVRIVQSLRVGARPEAVLEIGPGMGVLTRYLMQLHAVNLKVVELDRDSVAYLRGHFPELEVIEGDFLELALNKIFAGPFSIIGNFPYNISSQIFFSILTYRNQVKQVVCMLQKEVAERIAAPHGSRTYGILSVLLQTFYQVEFLFKVSPGVFNPPPKVMSAVIRLIRNERSTLPCNEDFFFQVVKQAFNTRRKTLRNALKNLTLAAQLQDARLATFWDKRAEQLSPDDFIELTTLMQRGRGNNPAL; from the coding sequence ATGCAGCAACGTGTAAAGCCGAAGAAATTTTTAGGGCAGCATTTTCTGCACGATCAGCGAACGGCCGTGCGTATAGTTCAATCGCTACGGGTGGGTGCCCGTCCGGAAGCCGTTTTGGAAATCGGGCCTGGTATGGGTGTGCTTACCCGGTACCTGATGCAACTTCACGCAGTTAACCTGAAGGTTGTTGAGTTGGATCGCGACTCGGTGGCTTACCTGCGGGGGCACTTTCCAGAACTGGAGGTTATTGAAGGCGACTTCCTTGAACTGGCCTTGAATAAGATTTTTGCCGGCCCCTTTTCCATCATCGGAAACTTTCCCTACAACATCTCCTCGCAGATTTTTTTCTCCATCCTTACCTACCGCAACCAGGTAAAGCAGGTAGTATGCATGTTGCAGAAGGAAGTTGCCGAGCGGATAGCTGCACCGCATGGTTCCAGAACCTACGGAATTCTAAGCGTTCTGCTGCAAACATTTTATCAGGTTGAATTTCTTTTTAAGGTTTCGCCCGGGGTATTTAATCCACCACCCAAAGTCATGTCAGCGGTGATTCGGCTGATCCGTAACGAGCGTTCAACCTTACCCTGCAATGAAGATTTCTTTTTTCAGGTGGTTAAACAGGCATTCAATACCAGGCGCAAAACCTTGCGTAACGCACTAAAAAATCTAACTTTGGCCGCCCAATTGCAAGATGCCCGACTGGCAACTTTTTGGGATAAACGGGCCGAACAACTTTCGCCAGATGACTTTATTGAATTAACCACACTAATGCAGCGCGGCCGTGGAAACAACCCAGCACTTTGA
- the mgtE gene encoding magnesium transporter — METTQHFELTREFVERFQQALDAHDSEFIRASLEHVDPADISTLLYEFNSEESKYVMDLLPLEVQAEIINDLDTDTRIRFLKIYSPREIIGFVNLLNSDDAADILNELPIKVREEVLAGLDVDLKSQVIDLLRFEENVAGGLMAKELIKVRDNWTVVQCIDEIRKQAENVDTFYAVYVVDERDKLVGRVSLKDLVLSDARKVVSEICEKDIVSVDTFLADREVAEIMRRYDLESIPVVNVNGQLVGRITIDDVVDVITEQAEEDRQLMSGISEDVEEDDSVWRNTRARLPWLLIGILGGLMNAKFMGFFEDELARVTAIAFFTPLIQATGGNVGIQSSALIVQSLASSVFVYEGLWMRLGKVFSVALLNGFFLSALVYGANVLLFNELHLSLIVSVALFSVVVFASFIGTLTPLVLNKLGFNPALAAGPFITTINDMLGLSVYFLTVHLMI, encoded by the coding sequence GTGGAAACAACCCAGCACTTTGAGTTAACCCGCGAGTTTGTTGAGCGCTTTCAACAGGCGTTGGATGCACACGACAGTGAATTTATACGGGCATCGTTGGAGCATGTTGATCCTGCTGATATTTCCACGCTCTTATATGAGTTCAATTCAGAAGAGTCCAAGTATGTCATGGATCTGCTGCCGCTGGAAGTTCAGGCCGAAATCATTAACGACCTGGATACCGATACGCGGATACGCTTTTTAAAAATCTATTCTCCCCGCGAAATAATCGGGTTTGTTAACCTCCTTAATTCAGATGATGCCGCGGACATCCTGAATGAACTGCCCATTAAGGTGCGCGAAGAAGTGCTGGCCGGTTTGGATGTTGACCTGAAATCGCAGGTGATTGACCTGCTGCGCTTTGAAGAAAACGTAGCAGGCGGATTGATGGCCAAGGAATTGATTAAGGTACGCGACAACTGGACGGTGGTACAATGTATTGATGAAATCCGCAAGCAGGCCGAGAATGTGGACACGTTTTATGCCGTGTATGTTGTTGACGAACGCGATAAACTGGTAGGCCGGGTTTCGCTCAAAGACCTGGTACTCTCCGATGCCCGAAAAGTAGTTTCTGAAATTTGCGAGAAAGATATTGTTTCGGTTGATACCTTTCTGGCCGACAGGGAGGTGGCCGAAATCATGCGCAGGTACGACCTGGAATCCATACCCGTGGTGAACGTGAATGGTCAACTCGTTGGCCGGATTACCATTGATGACGTAGTGGATGTTATTACCGAACAAGCCGAAGAAGATCGGCAACTCATGTCGGGTATCAGCGAAGATGTGGAAGAAGATGACAGCGTGTGGCGAAACACCCGTGCGCGCCTGCCCTGGCTGCTTATCGGCATACTGGGTGGGCTGATGAATGCCAAGTTTATGGGCTTTTTCGAAGACGAACTGGCCCGCGTAACGGCTATTGCTTTTTTTACACCGCTTATTCAGGCAACGGGCGGTAATGTAGGTATCCAGTCATCGGCATTAATTGTGCAGAGCCTGGCCAGTTCAGTTTTTGTTTATGAAGGCTTGTGGATGCGGCTGGGTAAAGTTTTTTCGGTTGCCCTGCTGAACGGATTTTTTCTCTCGGCCCTTGTGTATGGTGCCAACGTGTTGTTGTTTAACGAACTGCATTTATCGCTTATCGTTTCGGTGGCGCTATTCAGCGTGGTTGTATTTGCCTCGTTTATCGGCACCTTAACACCCCTGGTGCTTAATAAACTTGGTTTCAATCCTGCCCTGGCGGCAGGCCCGTTTATAACTACCATTAACGATATGCTGGGGCTATCCGTGTATTTCCTTACGGTACACCTGATGATTTAA
- a CDS encoding pentapeptide repeat-containing protein: MLRNRLKQLSDAFNRVIEKPLLTSTLVLIAVTLVVLSLSLRYYLNDFDAFWAQILAEAHGMIFDIAVIGILIFWLNQNGQTRQRIRFYKDEIDDFRLWESEEAAFRTVGNIKRLNRHHIFEINLVNCFLAKTNLNYVNLKGSNLNSANISQSSMIEANLENTRLNQTNFENSNLNQANLKGAYASGANFKDAFLIKTQFENAFLIKANFNNAYLMEANLSNSYLMGADLENASLYKADLRGAKGLTIDQLAKAKTLYLAKFDDELMEQVKGLIPELVGA, translated from the coding sequence TTGCTTAGAAACAGGCTTAAACAACTTTCCGATGCCTTTAACCGGGTTATCGAAAAGCCTTTACTCACCTCCACGCTGGTGCTGATAGCCGTTACACTGGTGGTTTTATCGTTAAGTCTGAGGTACTATTTAAACGATTTTGATGCGTTTTGGGCCCAGATTTTAGCGGAAGCCCACGGAATGATCTTTGATATTGCCGTTATCGGTATTCTTATCTTCTGGTTAAACCAGAATGGGCAGACCCGCCAGCGCATCCGGTTTTATAAAGATGAGATTGACGACTTCCGGCTGTGGGAGTCGGAAGAAGCAGCCTTCCGCACGGTAGGTAACATCAAACGATTGAACCGGCATCATATTTTTGAGATTAACCTGGTAAACTGCTTTCTGGCAAAAACAAACCTCAACTATGTTAACCTGAAGGGCTCAAACCTGAACTCGGCCAACATCTCGCAGTCGTCCATGATAGAAGCAAACCTTGAGAACACCCGGCTTAACCAAACCAATTTTGAAAACTCCAACCTTAACCAGGCCAACCTGAAAGGCGCATATGCCAGCGGAGCAAATTTTAAAGATGCTTTTTTGATAAAGACACAATTCGAGAACGCGTTTTTGATAAAAGCCAATTTTAACAACGCCTATTTAATGGAAGCGAACCTCAGCAACAGTTACCTGATGGGCGCTGATTTGGAAAACGCCAGTTTATACAAAGCCGATTTGCGGGGTGCTAAAGGACTTACCATTGACCAGCTGGCCAAAGCCAAAACGTTATACCTGGCCAAATTTGATGATGAACTGATGGAGCAGGTAAAGGGCCTGATTCCCGAACTGGTGGGCGCATAG
- the greA gene encoding transcription elongation factor GreA: protein MSKKISYYTKEGLDKLKAELAELKGKGRAEIARQIAEARDKGDLSENAEYDAAKDAQGHLEAKIAQLEELLSNARLLDETNVDTSKVSILSKVTIKNKKNGASFTYTLVSEEEADLKAGKISTQSPIGKGLLGKKKGDTATIKTPAGEMIFEVTNISV, encoded by the coding sequence ATGTCCAAGAAAATTTCATATTACACCAAGGAAGGTCTGGATAAACTGAAAGCCGAACTGGCCGAACTGAAAGGCAAGGGGCGCGCTGAAATTGCACGGCAAATTGCCGAGGCACGCGACAAAGGCGATTTGAGCGAGAATGCCGAATACGATGCTGCCAAAGATGCCCAGGGGCATCTTGAAGCCAAAATTGCTCAGCTTGAAGAATTGCTGTCCAATGCCCGCCTGCTGGATGAAACCAATGTGGATACTTCCAAGGTTTCAATACTCTCTAAAGTAACGATCAAGAATAAAAAGAACGGTGCTTCATTCACTTACACATTGGTTTCGGAAGAAGAAGCCGATTTAAAGGCCGGAAAGATTTCTACCCAATCGCCAATTGGAAAAGGGTTACTGGGTAAGAAGAAAGGTGACACGGCAACCATTAAAACACCGGCCGGAGAAATGATATTTGAGGTAACAAACATCTCGGTTTAA
- a CDS encoding HIT family protein — translation MPSIFTRIINREIPGHIVAEDDQFIAFLDIMPLVEGHVLVVPKKEVDYIFDLDDATLAGLHVFAKKVAVAIKKVIPCKRIGVAVIGLEVPHVHVHLVPMNSMGDINFTRPKLKPSNEELAAVAEKIRSTP, via the coding sequence ATGCCCAGCATTTTTACCCGCATTATTAACCGCGAAATACCCGGGCACATCGTGGCTGAAGATGACCAGTTTATTGCCTTCCTCGATATCATGCCTCTTGTCGAAGGGCATGTGCTGGTGGTGCCCAAGAAAGAAGTGGACTATATTTTTGATCTGGATGACGCTACATTGGCCGGTCTGCATGTGTTTGCCAAAAAGGTGGCAGTGGCCATTAAAAAAGTAATACCCTGCAAACGTATTGGTGTGGCGGTAATCGGGCTGGAAGTGCCGCACGTGCATGTTCACCTGGTGCCCATGAATAGCATGGGCGACATTAATTTCACCAGGCCGAAATTGAAGCCATCAAACGAAGAACTGGCAGCGGTGGCTGAAAAAATCCGCAGCACGCCTTAA
- a CDS encoding NAD(P)-dependent glycerol-3-phosphate dehydrogenase: protein MTSKKLSDEKPVGVIGAGNFGSAVANLLARQRNVLLYARDEKTIERILKKRENRGHKMKKNVTPINDLKQLACECDILFPIVPSSHFRSMMRQLSPYLHPYHVLIHGTKGFDITLPKGHTIESVTKLNRSQVKTMSEVIREESVVVRVGCLAGPNLSKELAARHPAATVIASHFNEVISIGKRLLRNDRFQVYGNNDLVGVELAGVLKNIIAIASGALHGMGYGENARGLLISRGVVEMIHLGRALGGNTKAFLGLAGIGDLVTTSNSELSRNFQVGNKLAQGMTLKEILESMDEVAEGVNTVRIAKKCADYYRVRAPITNTLYQVLFEDLTVKQALSYLMRYPLNVDIDFLD, encoded by the coding sequence ATGACCTCGAAAAAGTTATCTGACGAAAAACCGGTAGGCGTAATCGGTGCGGGTAACTTCGGCAGCGCGGTAGCCAACCTGTTGGCCCGCCAACGCAATGTGTTGCTGTACGCCCGCGATGAGAAGACCATTGAGCGCATCCTGAAGAAGCGGGAAAACCGGGGGCACAAAATGAAAAAAAACGTTACCCCCATTAACGATTTAAAACAACTTGCCTGCGAATGCGACATCCTGTTTCCGATTGTCCCTTCTTCGCACTTTCGCAGCATGATGCGCCAACTTTCACCCTACCTGCATCCGTACCATGTTTTGATTCACGGCACCAAGGGCTTTGACATTACCCTGCCGAAAGGGCACACCATTGAATCGGTAACAAAACTTAACCGCAGCCAGGTTAAAACCATGAGTGAAGTCATCCGCGAAGAAAGCGTAGTTGTTCGCGTTGGTTGCCTGGCCGGCCCAAACCTATCGAAAGAGCTGGCTGCCCGGCATCCGGCCGCAACCGTTATCGCCAGCCACTTCAACGAAGTTATCAGCATCGGCAAGCGCCTGCTTCGCAATGATCGGTTTCAGGTGTATGGCAATAACGACCTGGTGGGTGTTGAACTGGCCGGTGTGTTAAAAAATATAATTGCTATAGCATCAGGCGCATTGCACGGCATGGGCTATGGCGAAAATGCCCGGGGGCTGCTCATCAGCCGGGGCGTGGTGGAGATGATTCACCTGGGCCGTGCACTTGGTGGCAATACCAAAGCATTTTTAGGCCTGGCCGGCATTGGTGATTTGGTAACCACCAGCAACAGCGAACTAAGTCGTAATTTCCAGGTAGGCAATAAACTGGCGCAGGGTATGACGCTGAAAGAAATCCTGGAGAGTATGGATGAAGTGGCCGAAGGGGTTAACACCGTGCGCATTGCAAAAAAGTGTGCCGATTATTATCGCGTTCGTGCGCCCATTACCAACACGCTGTACCAGGTACTATTTGAGGACCTTACCGTTAAGCAGGCGCTCAGCTACCTGATGCGTTACCCCCTCAATGTGGATATTGATTTCCTGGATTGA
- a CDS encoding 1-acyl-sn-glycerol-3-phosphate acyltransferase — MEVLEKKNKNKKYRPILDGIPDWPVYQLSRNRKEFIEEVAQKSFERIKQLRPNRKQLLDDLQATVYREQQRMKRNRWRVDPPDEQRFWARIKEKLVELSNKPGEDTADEDKVLQRIVIRYANEIAGNFKPSSYRLARSITTFWFNRLLNAARVKKFGAIFRSKYTLRDKIQIVGKVKQLRKLARQGTIVMVPTHFSNLDSILIGWVIHALGLPAFIYGAGLNLFNIKIFAYFMNSLGAYKVDRRKKNLPYLETLKMYSSLAIQKGAHSLFFPGGTRSRSGAIEKTLKLGLLSTAIEAQRNIYLNTPDGEEPRKIFIVPVTLNYHFVLEAPDLIEEYLSVKGQDRYLPEQDKYGSFQLLRFLIKFFGKGSNISVSIGRGLDVMGNYVNDEGQSMDAQGRVIQTRDYFLSNGYITIDKQREDEYTRMLSQRIVSEYHRINRVFASHLVAFVAFELWQQKHPKLDLFGLLRLPEEDQVIEYAEFRQACKRVRKQIYRLKENGKVNHATHLKGKIDLVIRHGMENVGIFHLNRPLLFNKEGNIITQDLSLLYYYHNRLTGYDLEKVI, encoded by the coding sequence GTGGAAGTTTTAGAGAAGAAGAACAAAAACAAAAAGTACCGGCCCATCCTTGACGGCATCCCCGACTGGCCGGTGTACCAGCTTAGCCGTAACCGCAAGGAATTTATTGAAGAGGTTGCCCAAAAATCGTTTGAGCGCATTAAACAACTGCGCCCCAACCGAAAGCAGTTGCTCGATGACCTGCAGGCAACGGTGTACCGCGAACAGCAGCGGATGAAGCGTAACCGCTGGCGCGTTGACCCACCCGATGAACAACGATTTTGGGCACGCATAAAAGAGAAACTGGTTGAACTCTCAAACAAACCGGGCGAGGATACGGCCGATGAGGATAAGGTACTTCAACGCATTGTTATCCGGTATGCCAACGAAATTGCCGGCAACTTTAAACCCAGTTCGTACAGGCTGGCCCGCAGCATTACCACCTTCTGGTTTAACCGGTTGCTGAATGCCGCACGGGTAAAAAAATTCGGAGCGATTTTCAGAAGCAAATACACGTTACGCGATAAAATCCAGATTGTCGGCAAGGTAAAACAGTTGCGCAAACTCGCCCGCCAGGGAACCATTGTAATGGTGCCCACCCATTTCAGCAACCTGGACAGCATCCTTATCGGGTGGGTAATACACGCGTTGGGATTACCCGCATTTATTTATGGCGCAGGCCTTAACCTGTTTAACATTAAAATCTTCGCCTACTTCATGAACAGCCTGGGGGCCTATAAAGTAGATAGAAGAAAGAAGAACCTGCCCTATCTGGAAACGCTGAAGATGTACTCCAGCCTGGCTATTCAAAAAGGTGCGCACAGCCTGTTCTTCCCCGGAGGCACCCGTTCCCGCTCTGGCGCTATCGAAAAAACACTCAAGCTGGGTTTGCTTTCAACCGCCATCGAAGCGCAGCGCAACATTTACCTGAACACCCCCGATGGCGAAGAACCCCGCAAGATTTTTATCGTTCCGGTAACACTCAACTACCACTTTGTACTGGAAGCCCCCGACCTGATTGAAGAATACCTGTCGGTGAAAGGGCAGGACCGGTATTTGCCAGAGCAGGATAAATACGGCAGTTTTCAACTGCTGCGTTTTCTGATCAAATTCTTCGGTAAAGGATCCAACATTTCTGTTTCCATCGGCCGCGGGCTCGATGTAATGGGCAATTACGTAAACGATGAAGGGCAAAGCATGGATGCCCAGGGCCGCGTTATTCAAACCCGCGACTATTTTCTTTCAAACGGATACATCACCATCGATAAACAACGCGAAGACGAGTACACCCGCATGCTCAGCCAGCGAATTGTATCGGAATACCATCGGATTAACCGCGTATTTGCCAGCCACCTGGTAGCCTTTGTGGCATTTGAACTCTGGCAACAGAAACATCCGAAACTCGACTTGTTCGGACTATTGCGCCTGCCGGAAGAAGACCAGGTAATTGAGTATGCCGAATTCAGGCAGGCGTGTAAGCGGGTGCGTAAGCAGATTTACCGGCTCAAGGAAAATGGTAAAGTAAATCATGCCACCCACCTGAAAGGAAAGATTGATCTGGTGATCCGCCACGGCATGGAAAACGTAGGCATTTTTCACCTGAACCGGCCGCTGCTGTTCAATAAAGAGGGCAATATCATTACACAAGACCTGTCGCTGCTGTATTATTACCACAACCGCCTTACCGGCTATGACCTCGAAAAAGTTATCTGA
- a CDS encoding gliding motility-associated C-terminal domain-containing protein, producing the protein MTVQLTGRGDIRARWLILFTLIIVQVLASFTTLATHLRAGQITVRKLTPNCGDLRYEITVRVYTNSGSPVLFGGEQDVLDFGDGNFILVPETPNTLLPEFGPNIATASYTYIHTYSSPGVYIISYNEPNRNEGVLNMVNSVNTMFYLETQLIIDPFLCNKNSPQLLIAPIDRACSGQAFFHNPGAFDPDGDSLSYEMVIPFSEKGTPVVGYKAPNHPDFYATCLPGNENGDGPPTFTINPSDGTIVWDAPCRVGEYNIAFVVIEWRKVNGQWVRIGFVRRDMQIIVDDCDNDRPDLIVPEDICVDAGTVINETIFGIDPNNDEVKLEAFSEIFGETFPSRATVTPFPAEFQPSNPPAELQFSWTTTCEHIKEQPYQVVFKVTDKGTPRLVTFKTWRIKVVGPPPVWNSANVDLAQRHALLEWQPYACPNATSIQIWRRVDSITFTPDSCQTGMPEFLGYSQIATVGISSNTFTDTNGGRGLDVGAKFCYRLVAVYPAPGGGESYVSQEICIPPILADAPVITHVTVDKTGSGNGEIRVSWRSPFDIDKLQFPGPYEYKVWRANGFAGNAGLTEVHPGTLPGDTTVVDDEINSEENVFNYRIVLYSNTVTEPTTWSPIDTSSTASSVRLELRPSTKRIQLNWSAVVPWSNQIQAHPRHLIYRGPEGATENDMVLIDSVDVFTEGLVYVDSGQWNGVPLDDNTFYCYRVKVRGGYGNPAIGEPLENYSQIICAKPRDDDPPCKPVLTPFVINCDEFYDQYGCSPTSFVNVVKWSRPTDPDCRDDIRSYNLYASGSTTGEYFLLASNIRDTVYYDSALSSFARCYKLSAIDRSGNESELSEAACNDNCPNYELPNLFTPNGDFCNDVFAAYGYRPEFDSSVPETYPCRNLTIGLKGENLARRCARFVQAVNFRVYNRWGDEVYTYTGKLGDDRNTIYIEWDGRNKNGTPLASGVYFYVADVTFNVVDPKKRLQTIKGWVHLVR; encoded by the coding sequence ATGACAGTACAATTAACAGGCAGGGGCGATATCAGGGCGAGGTGGCTTATCCTTTTCACGCTGATTATAGTACAAGTCCTTGCATCATTTACCACGCTTGCCACGCACCTGCGGGCAGGGCAAATCACTGTTCGTAAACTCACTCCAAACTGCGGAGATTTGCGCTACGAAATTACTGTTCGCGTATATACCAATTCCGGTTCCCCGGTGTTGTTCGGGGGTGAGCAGGATGTCCTTGATTTTGGAGATGGTAACTTTATTCTGGTGCCTGAAACGCCCAACACTTTATTACCGGAATTCGGGCCAAACATTGCCACTGCTTCTTACACCTATATTCATACCTACAGCAGTCCGGGTGTATACATCATTTCCTATAATGAGCCTAACCGGAATGAAGGCGTTTTAAACATGGTTAACTCGGTAAACACCATGTTTTACCTCGAAACTCAACTGATCATTGACCCGTTCTTGTGTAACAAAAACAGCCCGCAATTACTTATTGCCCCTATCGATCGTGCCTGCAGCGGTCAGGCTTTTTTTCACAATCCTGGCGCGTTCGATCCGGATGGCGACAGCCTGTCGTATGAAATGGTCATCCCGTTTTCTGAAAAAGGAACTCCGGTTGTGGGGTATAAGGCACCCAATCATCCTGATTTTTATGCAACCTGCCTCCCGGGTAATGAAAATGGCGATGGCCCGCCCACGTTTACCATCAACCCTTCTGATGGAACCATTGTGTGGGATGCGCCCTGCCGGGTAGGGGAATACAACATTGCTTTTGTCGTTATTGAATGGCGTAAAGTGAACGGGCAATGGGTACGGATAGGGTTTGTGCGCAGGGACATGCAGATTATTGTAGATGATTGCGATAACGACCGGCCTGACCTGATTGTACCGGAAGATATATGTGTTGATGCCGGCACGGTAATTAACGAAACCATTTTTGGCATTGACCCCAATAACGATGAAGTGAAACTGGAAGCCTTTTCTGAAATTTTTGGTGAAACGTTTCCTTCGCGCGCAACCGTTACGCCTTTCCCGGCTGAATTTCAACCTTCTAATCCACCAGCCGAATTACAATTTTCATGGACAACCACCTGTGAACACATTAAAGAGCAGCCCTACCAGGTTGTATTTAAAGTTACTGATAAAGGCACACCACGGCTGGTAACCTTTAAAACGTGGCGCATCAAAGTAGTGGGTCCGCCACCGGTTTGGAATTCGGCTAATGTTGATTTAGCCCAACGCCATGCCCTCCTGGAGTGGCAGCCGTATGCTTGCCCTAACGCAACTTCCATTCAAATCTGGCGAAGGGTTGACAGCATTACCTTTACACCCGACAGTTGCCAGACCGGCATGCCTGAGTTTTTGGGTTATAGCCAGATTGCGACAGTTGGCATCAGTTCCAACACGTTTACGGATACCAACGGGGGGCGCGGGTTGGATGTCGGAGCAAAATTCTGTTATCGGCTGGTAGCCGTATACCCGGCACCCGGTGGTGGCGAAAGTTATGTGTCGCAGGAAATTTGCATACCACCTATTCTGGCCGATGCGCCTGTAATCACACATGTTACGGTTGATAAGACAGGTTCTGGCAATGGAGAAATCCGGGTGAGTTGGCGGTCACCGTTTGATATTGATAAGTTGCAGTTTCCAGGCCCGTATGAATATAAAGTGTGGCGTGCCAATGGGTTTGCCGGCAACGCAGGCCTCACCGAAGTTCACCCCGGTACCCTTCCGGGTGATACGACCGTAGTGGATGATGAAATAAACTCGGAAGAGAATGTTTTTAATTACCGCATTGTGCTCTATTCCAATACAGTTACTGAGCCCACTACCTGGTCGCCTATTGATACATCCTCTACCGCATCATCGGTACGGCTTGAATTGCGACCGTCAACCAAACGCATTCAATTAAACTGGAGTGCAGTGGTACCCTGGTCGAATCAAATTCAGGCACACCCCCGTCACCTGATTTACCGCGGACCGGAAGGCGCCACCGAAAATGACATGGTACTGATTGACAGCGTGGATGTATTTACTGAGGGTTTAGTTTATGTTGACAGCGGGCAGTGGAATGGTGTACCCCTGGATGATAATACTTTTTACTGCTACCGGGTAAAGGTACGGGGAGGTTACGGCAACCCTGCCATTGGTGAGCCGCTTGAGAATTACAGCCAGATTATCTGCGCCAAACCGCGTGATGATGACCCGCCCTGCAAGCCTGTACTGACACCGTTTGTAATTAACTGTGATGAGTTTTACGACCAATACGGTTGTAGCCCGACTTCGTTTGTTAATGTAGTGAAATGGAGTCGCCCGACTGACCCCGATTGCCGCGATGACATCCGCAGTTACAACCTGTATGCCTCCGGCTCCACTACGGGCGAGTACTTCCTGCTGGCCAGCAACATCCGCGACACGGTTTATTACGACAGCGCCTTGTCATCATTTGCCCGCTGCTATAAACTTTCGGCAATAGATAGATCCGGCAACGAAAGCGAATTAAGCGAAGCGGCTTGCAACGATAATTGCCCGAATTATGAACTACCTAACTTGTTTACACCGAATGGCGACTTTTGTAACGATGTGTTTGCCGCGTATGGTTACCGCCCGGAGTTCGACAGTAGTGTTCCTGAAACCTATCCATGCAGAAACCTGACTATTGGATTAAAGGGTGAGAACCTGGCCAGGCGATGTGCACGCTTCGTGCAGGCAGTTAACTTCAGGGTATACAACCGTTGGGGCGATGAAGTATATACCTATACAGGTAAACTCGGAGATGATCGCAACACCATTTATATTGAGTGGGATGGACGCAATAAAAATGGAACACCACTGGCTTCGGGCGTATACTTTTACGTTGCCGATGTTACCTTTAATGTGGTTGACCCGAAAAAGCGGCTGCAAACCATAAAAGGATGGGTTCACTTGGTGCGATAA